ATTTCATTGGCCTGAAGAAATCACTTGAGCCCGACGACATGCGAAGCCTGATGGAAACCAACATTTCCGTCGACGATGCCGCCATGCGTGACCTGGCGCAGCGCCGCGCCACCGCGGTGCAGGCCTGGCTGAAGGGCAAGCTGGACGACAAGCGCGTCTCGGTCAAGGATCCCAAGCTGGACACCAAGGATATCGACGACAAGGGCAGGACGACGCGTGTGGAGTTTGGGTTGCATCAGGGGTGAAGCTCGGCATTCGCGGTCCAAAGCTTCATCCGGCTTACGGCGAAAACCGTGTGCTGCAGCCACTGGATTCCGGCCTTCGCCGGAATGACGAGCACGGGGCACACGACCAGCACACGGGCTTTCCTTCCCACTCAGCCCCTGAGGGGTCAAAATAGCCTTTTGACCCAGCTGGAATTCCCCCATGAGCTACCCCGGCCAGTCGCGCTTCGCCAGCGAACTCGAATCGATCCGTGAGCAGGGCCTGTTCAAGGCCGAGCGCATCATTACCTCACCGCAGTCGGCGAAGATCCGCCTCGACAGCGGTAAGGAAGTGCTCAACTTCTGCGCCAACAACTACCTCGGACTGGCCGATCACCCCGAAGTGATCCAGGCCGCGAAGGACGCGCTGGACACCCACGGCTTCGGCATGGCTTCGGTACGCTTCATCTGCGGCACGCAGGATTTGCACAAGGAGCTGGAGAAGAAGATCGCTGATTTCTTCGGCACCGAAGACACCATCCTTTACGCCGCCTGCTTCGACGCCAATGGCGGCCTGTTCGAGCCGCTGCTCGGCGAAGAAGATGCCGTCATTTCCGACGCGCTCAACCACGCGTCCATCATCGACGGCATCCGCCTGTGCAAAGCCAAGCGCTTCCGTTACGCCAACTGCGATATGGCCGACCTGGAGAAGCAGCTACAGGCTGCCGACGCCGCTGGCGCACGCACCAAGCTGATCACCACCGATGGCGCGTTCTCGATGGATGGCTTCATCGCACCGCTTGATCAGATCACCGCGCTAGCCGAGAAGTACAACGCGCTCGTACACATCGACGAATGCCATTGCACCGGTTTCCTCGGCGAGACCGGCCGCGGCTCCGCTGAAGTCAACGGCGTACTGAACAAGATCAACATCATCACCGGTACGCTGGGCAAGGCACTCGGTGGTGCGCTGGGCGGCTTCACCACCGGTCCTCGCGAAGTGATCGAAATGCTGCGCCAGCGTTCGCGCCCGTACCTGTTCTCCAACTCGCTGCCGCCGCACGTGGTCGCCGCCGGCATCAAGGTGTTCGACATGCTGTCCACCGCGGGCGACCTGCGCGATCAGGTCAAGGAGAACACGCGCTACTTCCGCGAGCAGATGACCAAGGCGGGCTTCGACATCAAGCCGGGCGTGCATCCCATCGTGCCGGTCATGATCTACGACGCCAAGAAGGCACAGGCCATGGCGACCGAATTGCTCGACGAAGGCATCTACGTCACCGGCTTCTTCTACCCTGTCGTGCCGCAGGGTCAGGCCCGTATTCGCACGCAGATGAGTGCAGCGCACACGCGCGAGCATCTCGACCAAGCCATTGCCGCCTTCACCAAGGTGGGCAAGAAGCTCGGCGTGATCTAAGGCTCAAGTTACATCGCCTTGCCCGATGGGCAAGGCGATGTGTCTTTTATATACAGGCACACACAAAAAGCCGGCTCCTACTGCCTGGAGTTCGCGTTAGAGCGCAGTGGCACCGAGCAAGCGAATTTCCTCTGCCGACAAATGCCGCCATTGCCCCTTGGGCAGCTCCCCCAACATCAACGGGCCGATCGCGACACGCACGAGGCGCAGCACGTCAATGCCGTGTGCGGCCAGCAGCCGCCGAATATGCCGGTTGCGCCCTTCGTCCAACACAATCTCCAACCACGCATTCTTTTCACCTTGGCGCAGCACTATCGCGCGCCGGGCGGCCAATCGCTCACCCTCTTCCACCACGCCTTCGATCAGGCGATCAAGCAGCGCTTGATCGGGGACAGCATTGACCTGCACGTGATACGTCTTGTCCACGTGATGCTTAGGCTCGGTGAGGCCTGCGGCCCACACACTGTCATTGCTCAACAGCAGCAAGCCCTCGCTGGCCTTGTCGAGCCGCCCCACCGGCCCTAGCCATGGCAAACCAGCGTCCTTCAACAGGTCGTAGACCGTGTCGCGCCCGCGCTCATCGGCAGCGCTCACCACGAGGCCGCGCGGCTTGTTTAGCGCGATATAGACACGCTTGCTCGCAGCCACCGGCTCGTCGTCGAGCAGGATTCGCTGCCGCTCCGGATCGGTGGGACGTTCGGGATCAAGCACCGGCTTGCCGTCCACCCGCACTCTTCCCTCGCGTATTGCCTTCTCCGCTTGACTACGCGAACACACACCCATCTTGCTGAGTACCCGTGCAAGACCGTGGCGCGGCACCGATGATGCTGAAGCTCGCGATGAGGATCGGGACGAACGCATGGGGAAACTCGGGCAACGGAGAACGACACCACGCATGGTAGGCGATCCCGCCCACGCATTCGCGCAAAAAGAAAAGCCCGGCTTGCGCCGGGCTTTTCAGTACTACTGGAACAGATCCGATTACTGCTGGACCTGGAGTTCCGTACGACGGTTCTGGGCGCGGCCAGCGTCCGTGTCGTTGGAGCCGATCGGGTCGTTCTTGCCGTGACCGATCGGACCAACCAGACGGTCAGCCGTGATGCCGTGCGCAGTCAGGTACTTGAAGACGATCGCAGCGCGACGCTCCGACAGATCCTGGTTGTAGACGTCCTTACCGACCGAGTCGGTGTAGCCGGCAACCGTGACCTTGACCTGCGGGTAACGCTGCAGGGTGTCGACAGCCTGGTCGAGGATGGCAACCGAGTCAGCGGTCGGCTCAGCCAGCGCCTTCTTGATGTCCGTCTCGCCCTTCTTCGGACGGTCGAACTTGAAGTTGACGCCGCGCAGGTCGATCACGACCTTCTGCGGGCAGCCGTCCGGACCGACGATCGTGCCTTCCGGCAGATCCGGGCACTTGTTGTCGCACAGGTTCACGCCGTTGCGGAACTGCTTGGAGCAGTCCGGAGCAACCGGAGCCACCGGAGCCGGGGCCGGAGCAGCAGCCGGCTCGCCGAAGCGGGACACGATGCTGAAGCCCAGGAACCAGTCGCCGTAGCCGTTCTTCGACGGCTGGCTCTTGTCGTCCCAGTCGTAACGGTAGCCACCTTCAACACGGAAATCGGTGCTGTCGGTGATGGTCTTGGAGATACCGCCGCCGAGTTCGGCAGCCGGCGCCCAACCCTTGTCACCCGGGTTCATGTGGTAGCTGCCCATCACGCCCACGAGAGCGTACGGACGCCATGCGTTCCAGTCGCCGTAGTAGAAGCGAGCGGCCACGCCGACGTTGTTGTTTGCCCAACGCTGGCTGTTGCCACCATCAACCGTACGCTTGGTGCGATCGAAGAACAGATCGAGCGAGGTGTACGAGTTAATGAAGCGACCAAAGCCCAGGCCGTAATAGACCTGACGGCTGTTGGTGTTGCGATCGGTGTCGTTGTAGTAACCGCCCACGGTCGGAGCGATGTACCAACGGTCATCATAGCTCGGCGTGGTAGCACCAGCGGTGCTGTCTTGCGCGTGTGCCGCACCCACGCCGCCCAGGGCCAGAGCGATCAGGAAATACAATCCCTTACGATTCATCAGGTGTCTCCTCGTTTTATTGGTATTTCGCGTCCGTTCCACCCCAGACGGAAAGCGCGTCAAAACTGACTTCTACTCCGGGACTTTTCCTATCCCGCGCTTTGCGTCCCGATCGAAGGAAGTGTCACAAGATCAAAGCGCCGCGGAGTGTAGCAAAACCGTTAAGAGCATCGCACGCGTAAATAGACGCACATGGTGAACCCCTGTTCAGGCAGCTATTGAAGGTGGCGCACAAAACCACTCAACTGCGACATTCTGTCACCACGAAACAACACCTTACTTCGCAAGGCATGCTTGTAAAAAAAGAAAAGCCCGGCTTTTGCCGGGCTTTTCTGACTTTCCGAGAATCGTCGGATTACTGCTGTACCTGCAACTCCGTACGACGATTGCGTGCGCGACCAGCATCCGTGTCGTTGGTATCGATCGGATCGTTCTTGCCGTGACCGATCGGACCTTCCAAGCGACTGGCGTCAATACCGTGCGTGGTCAGGTAGTCGTACACGATCTTCGCACGACGCTCCGACAGGCTCTGGTTGTACGCGTCCTTGCCGACCGAGTCGGTGTAGCCGGCAACGGTCACGTGCACGTTCGGATAACGCTGCAAGGTGTCGACCGCCTGGTCGAGCACGGCCAGCGAATCCTTGGTCGGTTCGGCCAACGACTTCGCGATGTCCTTCTCGCCCTTCTTCGGACGATCGAACTTGAAGTTGACGCCACGCAGATCGATCACGACCTTCTGCGGGCAGCCATCCGGACCAACGATCGTGCCTTCCGGCAGATCCGGGCACTTGTTGTCGCACAGGTTCACGCCGTTGCGGAACTGCTTGGAGCAGTCCGGAGCCGGCGGCGGCGGCGGCGGAGCCGGCGGTGCGGGCGGTGCACCGATGCGCGACACGATGCTGAAGCCCAAGAACCAGTCGCCGTAACCGTTCTTGTTCGGCTGGGTCTTGTCGTCCCAGTCGTAACGATAGCCGCCTTCCACGCGGAAGTCGGAACTGTCGGTGATGGTCTTGGACACACCCACGCCCACTTCCGCGGCCGGGTCGAAGCCGTGGTCGAAGTTGTTGATGTGCTGGCTGCCCATCACGCCACCCAACAGGTACGGGCGCCATGCCGTCCAGTCGAGGAAGTAATAGCGGGCGGCCACGCCGTAGGTGTTGTTCGCCCAACGACCACCGCCAGCAGATGCGTCAACGGTGCGCTTGGTGCGGTCACCGAAGAAATCCAGCGAGAAGTTGGGTGAGAAGAAGCGGCCGAAACCGATGCCGTAATAGAACTGACGGCTATTCGTGTTGCGATCGGTATCGTTGTAATACCCACCGACAGTCGGTGCGATGTACCAGCGATCGTCGTAGGTCGGCGTTGTGGTCGGAACGGTGCTGCTGCCAGCGGCAGTATTGTCCTGTGCGTGAACGGCGCCTGCGCCGCCCAGCGCTAGGGCAATCAGGATGTACAAGCCCTTACGTTTCATCAGGTGTCTCCTCGTTTATTGGTGTACGCGTCCGTTCACCCCAGACGGGAAAAGCATCAGGCCGAGGATTCCTAATCCCGGTGAACCGCGACCTGACTTTGAACCTAGTGGTGCTTGTTTTACCCGAAACGGGCGCGGAGTAGTTTAGCAAAAGTTAAACAATTGCAAATCGACCCCAAACGCCCGTTCATTTTCTGCTCACGCCGTCTTTACAGCGTGAAGAGACCAAGAAATACCTGAACGG
This genomic window from Dyella terrae contains:
- a CDS encoding pseudouridine synthase — encoded protein: MRSSRSSSRASASSVPRHGLARVLSKMGVCSRSQAEKAIREGRVRVDGKPVLDPERPTDPERQRILLDDEPVAASKRVYIALNKPRGLVVSAADERGRDTVYDLLKDAGLPWLGPVGRLDKASEGLLLLSNDSVWAAGLTEPKHHVDKTYHVQVNAVPDQALLDRLIEGVVEEGERLAARRAIVLRQGEKNAWLEIVLDEGRNRHIRRLLAAHGIDVLRLVRVAIGPLMLGELPKGQWRHLSAEEIRLLGATAL
- the kbl gene encoding glycine C-acetyltransferase, encoding MSYPGQSRFASELESIREQGLFKAERIITSPQSAKIRLDSGKEVLNFCANNYLGLADHPEVIQAAKDALDTHGFGMASVRFICGTQDLHKELEKKIADFFGTEDTILYAACFDANGGLFEPLLGEEDAVISDALNHASIIDGIRLCKAKRFRYANCDMADLEKQLQAADAAGARTKLITTDGAFSMDGFIAPLDQITALAEKYNALVHIDECHCTGFLGETGRGSAEVNGVLNKINIITGTLGKALGGALGGFTTGPREVIEMLRQRSRPYLFSNSLPPHVVAAGIKVFDMLSTAGDLRDQVKENTRYFREQMTKAGFDIKPGVHPIVPVMIYDAKKAQAMATELLDEGIYVTGFFYPVVPQGQARIRTQMSAAHTREHLDQAIAAFTKVGKKLGVI
- a CDS encoding OmpA family protein, which codes for MKRKGLYILIALALGGAGAVHAQDNTAAGSSTVPTTTPTYDDRWYIAPTVGGYYNDTDRNTNSRQFYYGIGFGRFFSPNFSLDFFGDRTKRTVDASAGGGRWANNTYGVAARYYFLDWTAWRPYLLGGVMGSQHINNFDHGFDPAAEVGVGVSKTITDSSDFRVEGGYRYDWDDKTQPNKNGYGDWFLGFSIVSRIGAPPAPPAPPPPPPAPDCSKQFRNGVNLCDNKCPDLPEGTIVGPDGCPQKVVIDLRGVNFKFDRPKKGEKDIAKSLAEPTKDSLAVLDQAVDTLQRYPNVHVTVAGYTDSVGKDAYNQSLSERRAKIVYDYLTTHGIDASRLEGPIGHGKNDPIDTNDTDAGRARNRRTELQVQQ
- a CDS encoding OmpA family protein, whose protein sequence is MNRKGLYFLIALALGGVGAAHAQDSTAGATTPSYDDRWYIAPTVGGYYNDTDRNTNSRQVYYGLGFGRFINSYTSLDLFFDRTKRTVDGGNSQRWANNNVGVAARFYYGDWNAWRPYALVGVMGSYHMNPGDKGWAPAAELGGGISKTITDSTDFRVEGGYRYDWDDKSQPSKNGYGDWFLGFSIVSRFGEPAAAPAPAPVAPVAPDCSKQFRNGVNLCDNKCPDLPEGTIVGPDGCPQKVVIDLRGVNFKFDRPKKGETDIKKALAEPTADSVAILDQAVDTLQRYPQVKVTVAGYTDSVGKDVYNQDLSERRAAIVFKYLTAHGITADRLVGPIGHGKNDPIGSNDTDAGRAQNRRTELQVQQ